cgcgcttctgagaccctcgctttgcagtaacgcgcttctgagaccctcgctttgcagtagcgcgcttctgagaccctcgctttgcCGTAGcgcgcttctgagaccctcgctttgcagtaaggcgcttctgagaccctctctttgcagtaaggcgcttctgagaccctcgctttgcagtaaggcgcttctgagaccctctCTTTGCAGTAAGGCACTTCTGAGACCCTCTctttgcagtaaggcgcttctgagaccctcgctttgcagtaaggcgcttctgagaccctcgctttgcagtaaggcgcttctgagaccctcgctttgcaggagcgcgcttctgagaccctcgctttgcTTTAGcgcgcttctgagaccctcgctttgcTTTAGcgcgcttctgagaccctcgctttgcagtaaggcgcttctgagaccctcgctttgcagtaaggcgcttctgagaccctcgctttgcagtaaggcgcttctgagaccctcgctttgcagtaaggcgcttctgagaccctcgctttgcagtaaggcgcttctgagaccctcgctttgcagtaaggcgcttctgagaccctcgctttgcagtaaggcgcttctgagaccctcgctttgcagtaaggcgcttctgagaccctcgctttgcagtaaggcgcttctgagaccctcgctttgcagtaaggcgcttctgagaccctcgctttgcagtaaggcgcttctgagaccctcgctttgcagtaaggcgcttctgagaccctcgctttgcagtaaggcgcttctgagaccctctctttgcagtaaggcgcttctgagaccctctCTTTGCAGTTGCacgcttctgagaccctcgctttgcagtagcgtgcttctgagaccctcgctttgcagtaaggcgcttctgagaccctcgctttgcagtaaggcgcttctgagaccctcgctttgcagttgcacgcttctgagaccctcgctttgcagtaGCGCTGTAATAGGCAAGTTCCTGCCCTTGAGGTATtagtcttattttttttttttttatatatatatattttttttttggtcgctGAAAATGCCTTTTTTATTCTTGCACGAAACTTCTTACAATTGAAGTCACCCAGTATATTTTCAAACATGGTCACGAATATTTTCTTCACAAGAAGCTCCAGTTCATTTGCAGAATACATGCGACAAGGAAAATCTGATCGACAGATAAATAGAGTGACTATAAAAAAGTATTActtgagatatactgtatatagatatactggTATAtcgatatataaatataaaaggcAGGATTCCCATTTAAAGCTGCAAGGAACTACAGATCATAACGTAATTAAAATCTCTCAACTGTACCACAGCAGTCAGACACCGGTTCCCGACAGGTTTGGTTGAAATTCGCCTCTACTAAAATAGATTTTGTGGGGGAAAATTCTTCagaaaattatttttatattttcttttggCTGTTTCATGCAATGGTAACATGGATATTTACCCGTCAATTTACCTAGTCTGTTTTGCTTTACACATTTAGTCAATTGCATAAGCACTActtaaacaaaacaacaacaacaaaaaacacaactGTTAGTATGTCTAATTACTGATTCTATGCTAGCCAGTTATAGTCTTTACTTTATAGTAGTAGAGCTCTTTGCTGCAACATTTGATCAAATTAGGCAGTATATCAGAAAACTACAATCAATGCATGACATCGAAGTCACACAGTAACCTCTAGCAACATGGGTGTCAGGGAGCAAAATAAATGAAGGCAGAAACTtcagttatttttttatttttttaccagagcacagtaaaaaaaatatgtatgtcgTACATACGATagacaaatatacatataaaatataacttgtatagatagatacacagatcacttgtgagtacattcacatgacttagacaggtctgcaaccctgcctttcacccttatcacctagcatacagtgcttccactgcagcaagggattctgggaaaggacatgcaaatgagcacacgtatcaccttttgcctgaaatccatttttacgtggaacccttataagctaatgctcgctgttcacgCAGCTTTTAAgaacagcatgggaatcagatgcaaagtcagagaaaccactcactgtggaggtttcttgttgcctttttcacacaCTATAACTTACTGTAAAATGtgatagtgtatgtatgtatacacgtgtatgtatgcacacacaaatgcacatgtgtatgtataacaaAGAATTGTaaacacaacacaaacacacacgtgtgtatttatgtatatatacaaacacactttTGGCATTTTATTCATCCATAGCAATAAAGACCCAGAACATAAAATCCCTGTTCTGATAACATGAGCACTCCCCAAGTCATGGAAAGGAAACGTATCTAGCTTGTCTCCTGTAAGAAATTaggtgcttctttaagcaggtagAACTGCTGTGCAGAATTTGTCTCACCCAAACTAGTAAACGGCAGCCCTTTCACACAAGAGAATCCATTATACACAATGTGTTTACCAGGGAACAATCTGGTATTTTTCCTGTAGAAAGCAAATCAAGAGATTACACTGAACACTGCAACTAATTCATCCCCTTGCTTGGATACTATAAGCATAATATTATTTGGGGGGTTAACTACCGTCAAAACCAGCCCCAATCTTTGAATATGAGGTCCATTTTTAATTCTTCATTAATTTCACTTTATATACAACAAATCTTATGGAAGGCTTTATCATGTGCAGAACAATACATACTGCTCTTCTGACCATTAATACTTAAATGCACATGGTGTGATTTCAGAAAGACCTAGGAGAATAGCTTTCATAATATGAATTAAAGATTGTCCGTTTCAATTTGGAATTCAGTTATTATCCTTTATCCGCTGCTGAACCCACTGCGAAATCTGCTCCAAATCCTGTTCCAAGTCATCTGGCGTATTGCTGGGTAACTGGTGCACTATTTCCCGCTGATACGACTCAGCCGGCTCCTCATAAATGGTCTGAAAAATCTCACACTGGAGGTTGTCTTGCAGCTTCTTCTCCTTGTAACCTCTGCTCTCCGGTCGCTCATACAGCAATGCATTGTCACCTCGAAGGACAAACACTAGATTGAAACATCTCTCTGGGAAAAAGTCGCAACCGTGATAGTCTACAATCCCTCCGCCTTCAGACATTCTGTCCTCCAGCTCATCAATCACTCTGTCCTCATCCAGAATGGGGCAATCGTACTCTTCATCATAACCTTCATACAAGTTACCTTCCTTTGCCAAATCGCCCACGTTGACATGTATCAGCCCTGCTCTTGCTGCAAGTTCTTTGCCGAGTGTGGTCTTGCCAACCCCAGGAGTGCCGGTCAGGAGAACATTCGGGAACTTCATTGCTCGCTGTGCACGTGGACTAGAGGCTCGTGACACGCGCCGTGTCCACCCAGCACACATAGGGTCGCGCGACCTGCGTCACAGAACGCTAGCTTGGCGGTCGTATTAGTCTTATTTTGATTCTAGCGGAACATGGGAGAGGGAGGGACtagctgccattagtacactttgcccctaggagggactgaccccttatacatgtcactgccattagtacactttgctcctaggagggactgaccccttaaccatgtcactgccattagtacactttgcccctgggagggactgaccccttaaccctgtcactgccattagtacactttgctcctaggagggactgaccccttaaccatgtcactgccattagtatactttgcccctaggggggactgaccccttaaccatgtcactgccattagtgcactttgcccctaggagggactgatcccttaaccttgtcactgccattagtacactttgcccctaggagagactgaccccttaaccatgtcactgccattagtacactttgctcctaggagggactgaccccttaaccatgtcactgccattagtacactttgtccctaggagggacagaccccttaaccatgtcactgccattagtacactttgtccctaggagagactgaccccttaaccatgtcactgccattagtacactttgccctaggagggactggccccttaaccatgtcactgccattagtacactttgcccctaggagggactgatcccttaaccctgtcactgccattagtacactttgcccctaggagagactgacctcttaaccatgtcactgccattagtacactttgcccctaggagggactgaccccttaaccatgtcactgccattagtacacttgcccctaggagggactgatcccttaaccatgtcactgccattagtacactttgcccctaggagggactgaccccttaaccatgtcactgccattagtacacttgcccctaggagggactgatcccttaaccatgtcactgccattagtacactttgctcctaggagggactgatccgttaaccctgtcactggcattagtacactttgctcctaggagggactgaccccttaagcATGTCaccgccattagtacactttgcccctaggagggactggccccttaaccatgtcactgccattagtacactttgcccctaggagggactggccccttaaccatgtcactgccattagtacactttgcccctaggagggactgaccccttaaccatgtcactgccattagtacactttgcccctaggagggactgaccccttaaccatgtcactgccattagtacactttgcccctaggagggactgaccccgttACGGGGTGTATCAGGTAAATGTGCACATTGTGTAATCCTTTTTTTGCACAGAGACGATATCGCTTTAAACTGAGAGCACACACCTGTGTCTCTTGTAATCTCTGtgcgagtgtgtgagtgtgtgtgtgtgtatatatatatgtatctatatatatatagatatatatatagatatatatatatatatatatttctattctgCAGAGAGGGCGTCCAAGCAAACAGCGTCCACTGGAGAAAGAGATTCTCCTTCATGTGCAAGATGAGCGCCAGCACCGCCTCCGGGACCCTGGACCCGTGCGTCTGCCGGGTGTCCGTGCGCAAGGTAAGACACCCACGGAGGGaggcgtgtatgtatataaataaatatatataaatatatacaagtaTAAGCAATTTTGTAATACACACGAATTCTTCATTTTCTAGGTGCGACTTTGTACTAACTTCTGATTTTCTTTTAGGAATTAAAAGGCGGGAAAGCGTTCGCAAAGGTAACGTGGCATTTTACTCGCTCGGGTTCTTGCTCCTGTAGTTGTGAATTGCACGTTGTACTGGCAGCGTAAGGAATCCAGTATACAGGTGTTaaccctgtcattaggtcactttgcccctacgtgggactgtccctttaacccattaaacacgtccctgtcattaggtcactttgcccctacgtggaactgaccctttaacccattacacacatccctgtcattaggtcactttgctcctacgtgggactgaccttttaacccattacacacatccctgtcattaggtcactttgctcctacgtgggactgaccctttaacccattacacacatccctgtcattaggtcactttgcccctacgtggctctgaccctttaacccattaaatacgtccctgtcattaggccactttgcccctacgtggcctgttaacccattaaacacgtccctgtcattgtcAGAGTACATTTGGAACGTGATGTCTTTGTGTAACAGCTCGGCTTTGCAGATCTAAACCTCGCAGAGTTTGCTGGATCCGGTAACACAACTCGCCGGTGCCTGCTGGAGGGCTATGACACTAAGAACACGCGGCAGGAtaactccatactcaaggtgagCTCGTTACGGATAGGACTAACGACAGTTACAGTTAACATGTACACCGCCCCATCCCCTGTGCGAGCGCTGGGGCTCGGACTATGCATGAACGTGAGTGGACATTCTGAGCAATAAATGAATATATTATTGTGCTAAAATCCGTTTCTCCGTACTCATTAAACCCATTACATATTACTATATACGAGCGCTATGTAGGATCTCTCTGCACCGGAAGGGTTAAAGCTGTTCAATTTCTCGCCCTCTTGGCTGGAATAGGGTGTGAAGATTTGAGGAAGTCTGCTTTAGAGGCTTCAACTCGGCTGCTCACTGTGCAACGCGTCGGGGTTCACAGCCGGGTGACCCCGAGCTTCCAGGAAATCTCCAGCGTTACTGGAaggataaaaaataataataataatcatattcCATGTAGGAAAAGGAGACGTAAATTATTCAATTGGATTGTTTCTTCCTCTCTGATGCTTTTAAGACTCAAGGGTCCAAACGCGTTTCGCATCAACTAATACTGCATAATTCATGGCGCTCCATTATGGTTTTCTCGCCCAGCCTGTCGTGGTTTTTAATGTGTTGTTGCTGAAAGCTGAAACGATTACGCGATAGAAAAGTACCCCATCTGACAAACCTAGATGCTGTATAAATACTAGATCCTCTTAACCCATGCCGGATTTTCGGGAATGTGaattggagcggttatatggggtaatagaagttgTAGGGAGAGGTTATTTGGGGAGtaataggtggagttatagggagcagatgtatggggcaataggaggagttatagggaggagttatggggtaatgggaggagttatggggtaatgggaggagttatggggtaatgggaggagttatggggtaatgggaggagttatggggtaatgggaggagttatggggtaataggaggagttatggggtaataggaggagttcagAAATTAACTTCTAATAACTGGACGTCTAAAATTGTAAAAATTCTGTTCTACTTATGAACAAATTGAACTGGTTACAGCGATATGTTTGTTAGGATTAATCTCACTGAATGATATGTTATTAATATTGTGGATATGCAAGTGAACATCTTTCCGTGCCCCTCTACCCATATCTGAAATGCAAGGGATGTGAATGTAATCATTGAAGTCAAGCCTCGCTACACCGACCCTTGCCAGGTCTGCTATGTTGATCTTTGTACATTGACCTTACTAACCTCTGACCTACAATCCTGACACACTTGCCTATAATTTGGGTTTCTCCGTAACGAGTTATTgcttcttttttcccccctgaaGGTGGTAATCAACATGCAGCTCATGTCCGGGGACCCGTGCTTTAAAACGTGAGTCCTTCTCGTCTCCTCACCGGGGGGGGAAACCGCTCCGCGTCGTCGTGTTTAAAAGCGCCGTCCGTGCGCTGCGGGTCTGTGATTTATTTCTTTTCCTTAGTAGGATTGAAGCTGGTggactccagagctgaaccccattaatttcaactctgggacccccgcTTCCGGAGATTCTTACCTCCGTGTCCGCCCCGGCCGGGCTAGCTGAGGTTCTCACAATGGCgtctttaaatgtcccgtgtcccgctggccaataggaagccgtgatgtcatcgctTGCGGCTTCCggttggcccatgtgaccgggatATACTGAagggagataccggcgcccccttcggaggtctgtgtctcggggagcagggggtccccggagctgaaagtgACGggttccagctccggagacccccggcttcaaccCTATTAAAGAAAGTAAACCGCTGCTGCTTTGCAGGGTTACAGGGCACTGCCACGCCGCGCTAACATGcttggatgggggaggggggtgcgaggagaggtgagggggtattAAGTAAtaatttttagttggctgactaACGCCAGACTAACGTCTAgactttctatagaagggccgcgcgcgcacacggcagggagaggggaggcgacagacagcggcgaagatgaggaaaatcatcttttcgtgTTACTGCCtgcgctcgtgtgtgtgtgtgtgtgtgtgtgtgtgtgtgtgtgtgtgtatttgtgtctgcaTAAGtccaatacatttttttcttattactaatgtttttttgtttttttttaacttgtagtttttattatttttgaaaaTACAGCATTAATACATCTTATTTCCAGTACTGCGTCATGCGATATCAATATCTCATGTGTATCTTGGCTGAACACAAACATTGCTCATTAACAAGGTAACATAAACATAGACATaaacataaataataaataaaacataatacaTCATTAAGgcgaaaggggagggggaaggttggggagggggtgagggggtaagggagggtggggaggggggggagggtggggtgggagggtggggagggggggtggggagggggggtggggtggggggggagggtggggtgggggggagggtggggtggggagggtggggagggggggaggtggggagggtgggaggccgCGACACCGTTCAACGCTCAAGGATCCGATGTCTACGTGCTGTTTTTGGTGGTGAACAATAGTAGTTTATCTATTAGTCATCCTCTGGTATCCCTTTTACCGACGAGTGAACTACCGCATCACAGGAGAACGCATTTACCGAATATTAAAGCAAGATGGTGGATCTCtcaacccctgggatgtctgtctgggccagccaaggcgtccagacttttagaacattttcgccagtgtcattaactaaactcgttcatttttccatctggcatacgtaccaaattctgttccgaatcttgggaacagcaggaatttcactttgtttccataatgcatcGATCTCACACCTCACAGCTGTAGCAAAATGAGCTATTAGTTTGAGATCTGTTTTTGCGAAACCTTGTCGGGCTCTGCCCAGTAAGACAAGACCGGGATCGAatggaatttcgaggcccaaaatcctctgtagccaatcgtTGATCTTATTCCATAATGGAACCAACcggggggcaagaccacagcatatgtaacagatcagcggaTTCTCCACATTGCCTGAGACACAATGGGGAGCTTCCATTTACAAATTTAGATAGTCTAAGCGGGGTAAGAtgccacctcattaggactttatatgcgttctcctttaatgttgtacaaATCGAGCTCTTGGCCTCTGCCGTTGCTATTTGAGTCCATTCGTCCAGTTCTAGGGTCTCCCCCAGATCCGCTTCCCACTTTAGCATATACCCCAACTTGTGGGTGACTTTAACGCtagaaccgaccacttctctatacatctgcgatgtaagtcccttagtatttgtctctctcagacagagcttttcgaatgttgtCAGTGGTGGGTGTGGGTTCGAGTTATTGTAGAAggctctgacctggaggtatctataaaattctgtgtgtgggatatttttatcctctctaatttgtgcaaatgTTATGATTTTGTTGTCatcctccagatcttttagtctcgttatattattatgtttcCAGATTTGAAAGTTTGCGCTAAGCATACCTGGAGCAAAATGAGGGTTTCCCCATAAAGGTGTCATCAGGGTATTTTTGGATGTAAGTCCACATCTAAATTTGGTAgcatcccagattgctaatgaattggtcattgaggatagcggcggtTGTGTAGCATtttttcttgctatttttggggACCACAATAAATTGCTTAGCTCCAATGGGGAGCAAGCCTTGCTCTCCAATGCACCCCATCTCTTCAAATCAGGGTGTGTCTGCCATTGGGAaagttggcataattgggccgcacGATAGTatgatatcaagcaaggtacagCCAAGCCCCCTTCCGTCGGTTGTTTCAGTAGGGTCTGTTTTTTAATTCTAGCCCTTTTGCCCCCCCATATAAATGTGAAAATGGAGGCTTGTAACGCACTCATTTCTTTCACATTCAGCGGCACTGGGAGCGTTTGGAACAGATATAAGATGcgtgggagaatattcatttttacactatatattttgCGTATCCAGGAGATATTGAATTTCGCCCACCGCCTTATATCCTCCTTCAGTGTTTTGATTaacttgggataatttgctttataaattgATTTAAAATTGCTAGTGATaaatacccctaggtatttgatcacCGTATGCTGCCAGCGGAAGTTAAAATTTAGGGAAATTAGTTTTTCGTCTGGTTTTGGTATAGTGACATTCAAGGCCTCTGATTTtgattggtttattttgaaccctgaaATTTTGTTGAACCTATCCAACAAGCTGAAAAgattagggagagaggtgagtggtttTGACAAGACCATTAATACATCGTCTGCGTAGAGGGCTATTTTGTGGGCTTGATCGTCTATTTTAAGTCTGGAAATATCCTGATTATCTCTCACTTAGCTGTCCCTCTCGCCCCTACTCTTCGCCATGTGTAtggttttttaataaataataaacacacacacacacacatacatatacacatatatatacacacacacacacacacacacacacacacacacacacacacacacacacacacacacacacatatacacataaacacacacacacatatacacatatacacatatacacatacacacacacacacacacacacacacacacacatacatatacacacatacatatacacataaacacacacacacacatacacacacacacacacacacacatatacacacacacacatatacacacacacacacacacacacacacacacacacatacatatacacacatacatatacacataaacacacacacacacatacacacacacacacacacacacatatacacacacacacatatacacacacacacacacacacacacacacacacacatatacacacacatacacacataaacacacacacacacacacatatatacacataaacacacacaacactgtatactcacgaaaagcatgcggcacgtgcatgcacgttcgcataggcacgcacggccgcatgcggtatataacagccctgagctgaagctgggactgattgagccacctgtgctgaagctgggactgattgagccacctgtgctgaagctgggactgattgagccatctctgctgaagcagggatatcctgaaaacgggaccggggggggggcgtgggggactggagttgagagcccttGCTGTATTTAACGCGGGCGACGCCTCATCTTTGCAGAGCGGGTATTGTGACTGCCGTTTGGTGTGGCGCGGTCGGGATAGTCGCCAGGGTGCGTAGTATCGGGGGAGGC
Above is a genomic segment from Ascaphus truei isolate aAscTru1 chromosome 10, aAscTru1.hap1, whole genome shotgun sequence containing:
- the LOC142503408 gene encoding adenylate kinase isoenzyme 6-like, which encodes MCAGWTRRVSRASSPRAQRAMKFPNVLLTGTPGVGKTTLGKELAARAGLIHVNVGDLAKEGNLYEGYDEEYDCPILDEDRVIDELEDRMSEGGGIVDYHGCDFFPERCFNLVFVLRGDNALLYERPESRGYKEKKLQDNLQCEIFQTIYEEPAESYQREIVHQLPSNTPDDLEQDLEQISQWVQQRIKDNN